One window from the genome of Musa acuminata AAA Group cultivar baxijiao chromosome BXJ1-4, Cavendish_Baxijiao_AAA, whole genome shotgun sequence encodes:
- the LOC135669309 gene encoding putative disease resistance protein RGA3 yields MAGEVLSAFLQVLFQTAFNLLQEELKLEHELEGKRKKLHNNVSMIKAVINKAEEKAHGDEPLKLWLENLRKVGYDAVDVLDELSYEAQRRQLISLSEVRDSFSMVNPKRSIIRHIISRKIQDISERLDNLGKEVVTFNIRVGDASRHPEESDVLPMTTSLHPPVVLGREIDKHRILKMLLQADRMHKKSISVIPILGMCGVGKTTLAQLVSNDEVVMKHFELRLWVDVSHDFSVRRLTKAIIESTGSSAVDHINMDNLQKQLLNKISGRRYLLVLDNVWNENPEKWRNLRLPLLHGAEGSKILVTTRSEEVAKFMGTTSPYVLKGLSDENCWNLFRQYAFEHNTYQHSDIDDIAEEILRKCKGLPLAAISIANQLLGVSDRSEWRSIIRREIEEFSGRDSEFQKAFSLSYQQLPPHLKPCFAYCSIIPEGCEFEKEFIVELWMAQNFIQPKGKSAEDLGSQYFDILVQRSFFGCSQSDYKRGKPKYRMHELVHDFAQRVSAKECSTMEIGKPCKVEPETRHLSLTLSQLEPNDKMKSNSPAQTDIFSEIYQCKGLYTLLLFGGSRKYSLKVPDRLGEELKSLRTLDLSNCDLKELPKSIGELKHLRCLRLHNTKLSSLPESLGCLYNLQTLGLRNCYSLEELPSDIKNLRNLRHLDLHLDDNSVEAMCKLKSIPPHIGLLTNLQTLSRFVVSTKAGCGLGELKYLNSLHGELILSNLHLVRNPLEARKANLTNKNSIQSLQLRWNIGTSASEHVGYDESILATLQPHTNLKELRIIGYRARSFPSWLGDSAFTNLESLHLASCNQCKYLPPLGKLPKLRELHIEGMESVTVMDHEFCGKEHGKFPKLEKLVFENIGSLQIWDEHKLRLLSMQEKESCPRLRGIPRFQSLTSLEMSSCGDWMWHSWPCLTSLTSLCLSRLPIETLPSEAGHPHASLRSLKISYCNQLISLPDNWLPNGLVCFSIKHCPRLYSLPTGLENLKALEDLKIQHCGLGYLPELKNLTSLVHMEISGCHKVHRLPRNGLPMTLHFLSINNCPELKKRCQAERGEDWPKIRNIFSVWMDEKLVSHRN; encoded by the coding sequence atggCTGGTGAGGTTCTGTCAGCCTTCCTGCAAGTCTTGTTTCAGACGGCCTTTAACTTGTTGCAAGAGGAGCTGAAATTGGAGCACGAACTAGAGGGAAAACGCAAGAAACTGCACAACAATGTCTCCATGATTAAAGCTGTCATAAATAAGGCTGAAGAAAAGGCGCACGGCGATGAACCACTGAAATTGTGGCTAGAGAATCTGAGGAAAGTCGGCTACGATGCAGTCGATGTGCTGGATGAGCTTTCTTACGAGGCTCAACGGCGGCAACTGATCTCCTTGTCAGAGGTACGTGATTCCTTCTCCATGGTGAATCCAAAACGTTCCATCATTCGGCACATCATATCTCGTAAGATACAAGATATATCTGAGAGGCTCGATAATCTCGGGAAGGAGGTGGTGACCTTTAATATAAGAGTTGGGGATGCATCACGGCACCCAGAAGAGAGTGATGTGCTTCCGATGACCACCTCACTCCATCCACCAGTCGTGCTAGGGAGGGAGATCGATAAGCACAGAATTTTGAAAATGCTACTACAAGCTGATAGGATGCATAAGAAAAGCATATCTGTGATCCCCATACTCGGAATGTGTGGTGTTGGGAAGACCACCCTTGCCCAGCTTGTCTCCAACGATGAGGTTGTGATGAAGCATTTCGAGCTGAGATTGTGGGTTGATGTCTCACATGATTTCAGTGTAAGAAGGCTCACCAAAGCTATCATCGAATCCACAGGTAGCTCtgcagttgatcacatcaacatgGACAATCTTCAGAAGCAACTTCTTAATAAGATCAGTGGCAGAAGGTACCTGCTTGTCTTGGATAATGTCTGGAATGAAAACCCAGAAAAATGGCGTAACCTTAGACTGCCCTTACTCCATGGTGCTGAAGGGAGTAAGATATTGGTGACCACAAGAAGTGAAGAAGTTGCAAAATTCATGGGCACAACATCGCCCTATGTCTTGAAAGGCTTATCCGACGAGAACTGCTGGAATTTGTTCCGTCAGTATGCGTTCGAACACAATACATATCAACACTCTGATATTGATGACATTGCCGAAGAAATTCTGAGGAAGTGCAAAGGCTTGCCTCTAGCAGCAATAAGTATTGCCAATCAGTTGCTTGGAGTGAGTGATAGAAGCGAGTGGAGATCCATCATAAGGAGGGAGATAGAGGAATTCTCTGGACGTGACAGTGAGTTCCAAAAGGCCTTCAGCTTGAGCTATCAGCAATTGCCACCACATCTTAAGCCATGCTTTGCATATTGTTCCATAATTCCAGAAGGGTGCGAGTTCGAGAAGGAATTCATTGTCGAATTGTGGATGGCACAGAACTTCATCCAgcctaaaggaaaatctgctgaagACTTAGGCAGCCAGTACTTTGATATCTTAGTGCAGAGGTCATTCTTTGGGTGCTCCCAGTCCGACTATAAAAGAGGCAAACCAAAatatcgaatgcatgaacttgtacaTGATTTTGCTCAACGAGTGTCAGCTAAAGAATGTTCTACCATGGAAATTGGCAAGCCATGCAAGGTTGAGCCTGAAACTCGACATTTGTCATTGACTTTAAGCCAGTTGGAGCCAAATGACAAAATGAAATCAAATTCACCTGCTCAAACTGATATCTTTTCTGAAATATATCAATGTAAGGGCTTGTATACACTTCTACTTTTCGGTGGTTCCAGAAAGTATAGTCTAAAGGTCCCTGACAGACTTGGAGAAGAACTTAAAAGCCTCCGTACTTTGGATTTGAGCAACTGTGACCTAAAGGAGTTACCCAAAtcaattggtgagttgaagcacctTCGCTGCCTTCGGCTTCACAATACAAAACTATCAAGTCTCCCTGAATCACTAGGTTGTCTTTACAATCTCCAGACATTGGGACTCAGAAATTGTTATTCTCTTGAGGAGCTGCCATCAGATATAAAAAATCTTCGTAACCTTCGCCATCTTGATCTTCATCTCGATGATAATTCAGTGGAAGCAATGTGTAAATTGAAATCTATACCACCACATATAGGACTGTTAACCAATCTTCAAACATTATCAAGATTTGTAGTAAGCACAAAGGCTGGTTGTGGGTTAGGAGAACTGAAATACTTGAACAGTCTCCATGGGGAACTTATCCTCTCAAATCTTCATCTCGTTCGAAATCCATTAGAAGCCAGGAAGGCAAACTTGACAAACAAGAATTCCATTCAGAGTTTGCAGTTGCGATGGAATATCGGTACATCAGCTTCTGAACATGTTGGATATGACGAAAGCATTCTAGCAACTCTCCAACCTCATACAAACCTTAAGGAGCTGAGGATAATAGGCTACAGAGCCCGATCATTTCCATCTTGGTTAGGTGACTCTGCTTTCACCAATCTTGAATCACTACATCTCGCCAGCTGCAATCAATGTAAATATCTTCCCCCACTTGGCAAATTGCCCAAGCTGCGAGAACTCCATATAGAAGGAATGGAAAGTGTGACAGTCATGGATCATGAATTCTGTGGCAAGGAACATGGCAAATTCCCCAAATTGGAGAAGCTGGTTTTTGAGAACATAGGCAGTTTACAGATCTGGGATGAACATAAACTTCGTTTGCTGTCAATGCAAGAGAAAGAAAGTTGCCCGAGATTGCGTGGTATACCAAGATTTCAATCACTCACATCCTTAGAGATGTCAAGCTGTGGTGACTGGATGTGGCACTCATGGCCTTGTCTTACTTCCCTAACTTCCCTTTGTCTCAGCAGGTTACCAATAGAAACTCTGCCATCAGAAGCAGGCCATCCACATGCTTCCTTACGCAGCTTAAAGATCAGTTACTGCAATCAACTGATATCTTTGCCAGATAATTGGCTGCCAAATGGGCTTGTTTGTTTTAGTATTAAGCACTGTCCTAGGCTTTATTCTCTTCCAACAGGCCTAGAAAATCTCAAAGCACTAGAAGACTTGAAAATTCAACATTGTGGCCTAGGGTACCTCCCAGAGCTCAAGAACCTGACCTCGCTAGTTCACATGGAGATCTCAGGTTGCCATAAAGTGCACCGTCTTCCAAGGAATGGTCTGCCTATGACACTCCATTTCTTGAGCATCAATAATTGCCCTGAGCTCAAGAAACGATGCCAAGCTGAGAGAGGTGAAGATTGGCCCAAAATTAGAAATATCTTCTCTGTGTGGATGGATGAAAAACTAGTTAGTCACAGAAACTAG